From a region of the Corallococcus coralloides DSM 2259 genome:
- a CDS encoding putative metal-binding motif-containing protein codes for MNRLCLLGCVVLLAACREKAPDEGAIRVSVKYGSFKPACVRVEAKDANGHQEATDILSSQFKNAEKNEVLVAVRRKADWDATLDLTVSSYAETDGNRCSGEAVERFTNAALTIVPKEYTRFDVALKAVDADGDGSPSGIEWAGISDCDETKADVRPGAEEKCDTTIDYDCDGKFACADSDCTERTCTDGDLCNTGKRCIGVGASAQCGGGTPKCQQSVGQCQTTVTCESSTGECIEGNVQEGAACDPGNPCMTDGRCTADKQCVGTLKTCTTPTSPACQEPTGTCNPTNGICEYTPKPVTTSCVDGNVCHEPGFCDGNGTCIGTDTPCPPMECKTAVGCTANNSCVYSGDPAQLNLPCSLDESGTPRVCTVTGQCVAFPYTPSNFDPNAIPGGEIGELRTTGAVVFDTETQTWTPQANGGPDTTAFTLKTVAQGGGAPDILLIPVRTLALGGELRIVGSRPVILAVYGDATLNHSILASGQIVNGAPVPGAGGNQACTTSQGNNGTFSGGQGGGGGGAGGATAGANGGRGLNANATRGDGGSLQASAFIPLLGGCAGGAGGGTGNAAGGPGGAGGGAIQISVARTLTVGKTLSVSGGGGLGGKANASNDAAAGGGGGGSGGRIVLEAFQVSLTSNARLTANGGGGGEGGGAGAGVANPGADGISGSEDTATSANGGKDGATTGGDGGKGGTSNTPTSGENGGTVVLGSGGGGGGGGAAGSIYLRSLQSCTQADGYVISPAATGGCQPL; via the coding sequence ATGAATCGGCTCTGCCTGCTGGGATGTGTGGTGTTGCTGGCTGCCTGTCGGGAGAAGGCTCCCGACGAAGGCGCCATCCGCGTGTCCGTGAAGTACGGCTCCTTCAAGCCCGCGTGCGTGCGCGTGGAGGCGAAGGATGCGAACGGGCACCAGGAAGCCACGGACATCCTCTCCAGCCAGTTCAAGAACGCGGAGAAGAATGAAGTCCTGGTCGCGGTGCGCCGCAAGGCGGACTGGGACGCGACGCTGGACCTCACGGTGTCGTCGTACGCGGAGACTGACGGCAACCGGTGCTCGGGTGAGGCGGTGGAGCGGTTCACGAACGCCGCGCTCACGATCGTTCCCAAGGAGTACACGCGCTTCGACGTGGCGCTGAAGGCGGTGGACGCTGACGGCGACGGCTCTCCTTCCGGCATCGAATGGGCAGGCATTTCCGACTGCGACGAAACGAAGGCGGACGTCCGCCCGGGCGCAGAGGAGAAGTGCGACACGACCATCGACTACGACTGTGATGGGAAGTTCGCGTGCGCGGATTCGGACTGCACGGAGAGGACGTGCACGGACGGCGACCTGTGCAACACGGGCAAGCGGTGCATCGGCGTGGGGGCATCGGCGCAGTGCGGAGGTGGCACGCCCAAGTGCCAGCAGTCCGTGGGTCAATGCCAGACGACGGTGACGTGCGAGTCCTCCACGGGTGAGTGCATCGAGGGGAACGTGCAGGAGGGCGCGGCTTGCGACCCCGGGAACCCGTGCATGACCGATGGCCGCTGTACTGCCGACAAGCAGTGCGTGGGGACCTTGAAGACGTGCACCACGCCGACGAGCCCCGCGTGCCAGGAGCCCACGGGCACCTGCAACCCGACCAACGGCATCTGTGAGTACACTCCCAAGCCGGTCACCACGTCCTGTGTGGACGGCAACGTCTGCCATGAACCGGGGTTCTGCGATGGCAATGGCACGTGCATCGGCACGGACACGCCCTGCCCTCCCATGGAGTGCAAGACCGCCGTGGGCTGCACGGCGAACAACTCCTGCGTCTATTCGGGAGACCCGGCCCAGCTCAACCTGCCCTGCAGCCTGGACGAGTCCGGAACGCCGCGCGTGTGCACCGTGACGGGCCAGTGCGTCGCGTTCCCGTATACGCCCAGCAACTTCGACCCGAACGCCATTCCTGGCGGTGAGATTGGCGAACTGAGGACCACCGGAGCGGTGGTGTTCGACACGGAAACCCAGACCTGGACACCCCAGGCGAACGGAGGCCCGGACACCACTGCATTCACCCTCAAGACCGTGGCCCAGGGCGGAGGCGCACCCGACATCCTGCTCATCCCGGTACGGACCCTGGCTCTGGGTGGTGAGCTGCGCATCGTGGGCAGCCGCCCCGTCATCCTCGCCGTGTATGGGGATGCGACGCTGAACCACTCCATCCTGGCCAGCGGGCAGATCGTGAATGGCGCACCAGTTCCCGGAGCCGGAGGCAATCAAGCGTGCACCACGTCACAGGGCAATAACGGGACATTCAGCGGGGGACAGGGCGGAGGCGGAGGTGGCGCGGGTGGCGCGACGGCCGGAGCCAATGGCGGCAGGGGCCTCAACGCCAACGCCACGCGGGGCGACGGAGGTTCGCTGCAGGCATCGGCCTTCATTCCACTCCTCGGCGGGTGCGCGGGAGGTGCGGGTGGAGGCACGGGCAACGCGGCCGGTGGGCCTGGTGGCGCGGGAGGTGGCGCGATTCAGATCTCCGTCGCCAGGACGCTGACTGTCGGCAAGACCCTCTCCGTGAGCGGTGGCGGTGGCCTGGGCGGCAAGGCGAACGCTTCGAATGACGCTGCGGCGGGTGGCGGCGGCGGTGGGAGCGGGGGCCGCATCGTGCTGGAAGCCTTCCAGGTGAGCCTGACGTCCAACGCGCGGCTTACCGCCAATGGCGGCGGCGGTGGAGAGGGTGGCGGCGCCGGCGCTGGCGTCGCGAATCCAGGAGCGGATGGCATCAGTGGCAGCGAGGACACCGCCACCAGCGCGAACGGCGGCAAGGATGGCGCCACCACGGGTGGAGATGGTGGCAAGGGTGGCACCTCGAACACGCCCACTTCTGGTGAAAACGGAGGAACGGTCGTGTTGGGTAGTGGCGGTGGCGGTGGCGGCGGTGGCGCCGCGGGCTCCATCTATCTGCGCAGCCTCCAGAGCTGCACCCAGGCAGACGGTTATGTGATCAGCCCCGCCGCCACGGGAGGCTGCCAGCCTCTCTGA
- a CDS encoding putative metal-binding motif-containing protein — MRLFCLLTCMVLLSACRMKDPAEGVLRVTVKYPSYRPQCLRVEVGDGINQAGTDLPSSQFKDPDAKEIQVAMVRKPAWGERLNVKATSFAAFSGNQCTGALVEVHEDRALDAPAGKSIDWTVTLRAVDADGDGFVASGPGVESPDCDDTRADVHPGATEQCDANVDYDCDGHKSCADSDCTEKTCTDGDPCTVDKRCVGIGAAAMCAGGTPKCTQTPGQCQPTVTCEASTGACIEGSVPVGQACDSGNPCMTDDRCTADRQCVGDVRMCPVPANPQCQEPMGTCNPTTGSCEYSPKPATTSCVDGNVCHTSGFCDGNGTCIGTDTPCPPRECNTVAGCTANNSCIYSGDPARLNLPCSEDGAGTPRVCSATGQCVAFPYTPSNFNPNIIPGGEIGELRTTGAGVFDTDTLSWTPVATGPDTSAFTIKLLPQSGGAPNTLLIPVRTLALGGELRIVGSRPVILAVYGDATLNHDILASGRIVNGAPVPGAGGNQACTASQGKNGLYSEGQGGGGGGAGGATAGANGGWGYNPNAAWGGAGAVQGSSLSPLLGGCAGGNGGGTGSAAGGFGGAGGGALQISVARRLTIGKILSVSGGGGLGGKASVSPTAAAGGGGGGSGGRIVLEAFQVNLTSNARLTANGGGGGEGAAASSDTSSHGANGSNGSEDSGSRANGGSGLATAGGNGGAGGSFSKPAPGDDGTAVLLNYGGGGGGGGGAAGSIHLRSVQSCVLNSGAVISPASTGGCVPP, encoded by the coding sequence ATGCGTCTGTTCTGTCTATTGACCTGCATGGTGCTGCTCTCCGCCTGCCGCATGAAGGACCCCGCCGAGGGCGTGCTTCGCGTGACGGTGAAGTACCCCTCCTACAGGCCCCAGTGCCTGCGCGTGGAGGTCGGTGACGGAATCAACCAGGCGGGAACCGACCTTCCCTCCAGTCAGTTCAAGGACCCTGACGCGAAAGAGATCCAGGTCGCGATGGTCCGCAAGCCGGCGTGGGGCGAACGGCTCAACGTCAAGGCGACTTCGTTCGCGGCCTTCAGCGGCAATCAATGCACGGGAGCGCTCGTGGAGGTTCACGAGGACCGCGCTTTGGATGCACCCGCCGGAAAGTCCATTGACTGGACCGTCACCCTGCGGGCGGTGGACGCGGATGGTGACGGCTTCGTCGCGAGCGGTCCCGGCGTGGAGTCGCCCGACTGCGATGACACGCGGGCGGATGTTCATCCAGGCGCTACGGAACAATGCGACGCGAATGTCGACTACGACTGCGACGGTCACAAGTCGTGCGCGGACAGCGATTGCACGGAGAAGACGTGCACGGACGGGGACCCGTGCACGGTGGACAAGCGATGCGTGGGGATTGGCGCCGCGGCGATGTGCGCGGGTGGAACGCCGAAGTGCACCCAGACGCCCGGGCAATGCCAGCCCACGGTGACCTGCGAAGCCTCCACGGGTGCATGCATCGAAGGTTCCGTACCGGTGGGCCAGGCTTGCGACTCCGGGAATCCGTGCATGACCGATGACCGCTGCACGGCTGATAGGCAGTGCGTGGGCGATGTGCGGATGTGCCCCGTGCCAGCGAACCCTCAGTGTCAGGAGCCCATGGGCACCTGCAACCCGACCACCGGCAGCTGTGAGTACTCTCCCAAGCCGGCCACCACGTCCTGCGTGGACGGCAATGTCTGCCACACCTCGGGCTTCTGCGATGGCAATGGCACGTGCATCGGCACGGACACGCCCTGCCCTCCCAGGGAATGCAACACGGTCGCGGGCTGCACGGCGAACAACTCCTGTATCTATTCGGGGGATCCGGCTCGGCTCAATCTGCCCTGCAGCGAAGACGGCGCGGGAACTCCGCGCGTGTGCAGCGCGACGGGCCAGTGCGTCGCGTTCCCGTACACGCCCAGCAACTTCAATCCGAACATCATTCCTGGCGGTGAGATTGGCGAGCTGAGGACCACCGGAGCGGGGGTGTTCGATACGGACACGCTGTCCTGGACGCCCGTGGCCACCGGCCCGGACACCAGCGCGTTCACCATCAAGCTCCTGCCCCAGTCTGGAGGTGCACCCAACACCCTGCTCATCCCGGTGCGGACCCTGGCCCTGGGCGGCGAGCTGCGCATCGTGGGCAGCCGTCCGGTCATCCTCGCCGTGTATGGGGATGCGACGCTGAATCACGACATCCTGGCCAGCGGGCGCATCGTGAACGGTGCACCGGTCCCCGGAGCCGGAGGCAATCAGGCGTGCACCGCATCACAGGGCAAGAACGGGCTCTACAGCGAAGGTCAGGGCGGAGGCGGAGGTGGCGCGGGCGGAGCGACGGCCGGAGCCAATGGCGGCTGGGGCTACAACCCCAACGCAGCATGGGGCGGCGCAGGCGCCGTGCAGGGCTCCTCCCTCTCGCCCCTCCTTGGTGGGTGTGCGGGCGGCAATGGTGGAGGCACGGGCAGCGCAGCCGGTGGGTTCGGCGGTGCAGGCGGTGGCGCACTCCAGATCTCCGTGGCCAGGAGACTGACCATCGGGAAGATCCTCTCCGTGAGTGGCGGCGGTGGACTGGGTGGCAAGGCGAGCGTTTCGCCTACTGCGGCAGCGGGTGGCGGTGGCGGAGGGAGCGGGGGCCGCATTGTGCTGGAAGCCTTCCAGGTGAACCTGACGTCCAACGCTCGGCTCACCGCCAATGGTGGCGGTGGTGGAGAGGGCGCCGCCGCGAGCTCCGATACCTCAAGTCACGGAGCCAATGGCTCGAATGGCAGCGAGGACAGCGGCAGCAGAGCCAACGGCGGCTCCGGCCTTGCTACCGCGGGTGGCAACGGTGGCGCGGGTGGCAGTTTTAGCAAGCCTGCCCCTGGCGATGACGGAACGGCGGTGCTGCTCAACTACGGTGGAGGCGGCGGCGGTGGCGGAGGCGCCGCGGGATCCATCCACCTGCGCAGCGTTCAGTCCTGCGTCCTCAACAGTGGAGCAGTGATCAGCCCCGCCTCCACGGGTGGTTGCGTTCCTCCCTGA